A single region of the Pyricularia oryzae 70-15 chromosome 4, whole genome shotgun sequence genome encodes:
- a CDS encoding RING finger domain-containing protein, whose product MDSPKPAVDLETELTCAICTDLLYQPLTLLDCLHTFCGACLKDWFGWQAAAAESAPTPPAPDSPIFTCPSCRAPVRDTKHDAKVATLLDMFLTVNPTKAKPENEMAEMNRKYKRGDKVLRRLKIPHRTPEQLRLDEQERRLIEEVRAVSLQEAFNAAEAQQQQQQQSSRSRRRTDEAAAATTNGTGREPRSSRPSAVATARSREPSTDSGHSAASRARDVRTRERTRRQVAEAENRIRAEQTIMLQPEARHGDERRRRSSESHHRRPGESTDSRRRPIEHQSSIRSLISTDSGSLDIDREIEEFARQIQEEGLLDGLDLENIDLTNNDELSRKITEAYRRRQRERAQRNRTERRRDTSRSSGPRTSRTQTNEPSSRSRRRSLSLSAPQAASNPHSRSTSATSQSEERSRPPVTHLDVQANSRRRRQSTSRTRSSTTPLPSSSGQAQAQQPVQQLPNRTAVRSQTDIGYSRPSETTRPAIAESRSSSSPSMPTGTAQVEQVNNVLPFSARVAGTPPVLNPSSFENNAGRGKRVGRPLDIGVGPVLSHLASDSPPAMSPNPDSSRSRKTLQVYEEPNISCSACTKQHIEYEVHYNCDICDDGNYKLCLRCYRKGKGCHHWFGFGTFGIHKWKWYREIEGSSFPEPHVLTASRYLPPEPPNSNNPAERLQRGAFCSRCLAWANDCYWTCGICNDGDWGFCNECVNQGRSCAHPLVPVARFPQISNGEQADSQPPSASSAQTPIPTPPMSPIVPASLRPGEGHSRRTSSISSVLSGPTSKFLKFTTTCDVCRCEIPPAQSRFHCYYCTSSLVPESKPGDYDICESCYGGDRRHTVNSENGAAGWRRCPQAGHRMVVVGFREAKPGRWYRLILRDLVGGRKLKVNPVEGFPQLQRWSWVSEDGRAMERLVSVDVRERAILGPEVEGLPASAVAAAETTVFPPDGGTGWRRQARWAWYPEPDAQDELMFPKGAEIREINDENPQWFSGTYMGERGVFPANYMYQPETEPGN is encoded by the exons ATGGATTCGCCCAAACCAGCGGTCGATCTGGAAACGGAATTAACATGTGCG ATTTGCACCGATCTTCTCTATCAACCATTGACTTTACTTGACTGTCTCCACACATTTTGCGGCGCATGCCTCAAGGACTGGTTCGGATGGCAGGCCGCGGCGGCTGAGAGTGCACCGACCCCTCCGGCGCCCGATTCACCAATTTTTACCTGCCCATCATGCCGGGCTCCGGTTCGAGATACGAAGCACGATGCGAAGGTCGCCACCTTGCTCGATATGTTCCTAACCGTCAATCCGACAAAGGCGAAACCTGAGAACGAGATGGCTGAGATGAATAGGAAATATAAGCGCGGTGACAAGGTCCTCCGTCGCCTCAAGATACCACACAGGACGCCTGAGCAGCTCCGTCTCGACGAACAGGAAAGGCGCTTGATCGAGGAAGTGCGCGCTGTGAGTCTACAGGAGGCTTTCAACGCGGCCGAggcccagcagcaacagcaacagcagtcgTCGAGGTCGCGAAGGAGGACTGACGAGGCAGCTGCTGCCACCACCAACGGGACCGGGAGGGAACCTCGCTCATCCAGACCTTCGGCTGTTGCTACGGCCAGGAGTAGAGAACCAAGCACAGATAGCGGTCACAGCGCCGCCAGTCGCGCTAGGGATGTGAGGACCCGGGAAAGGACGAGACGGCAAGTGGCTGAGGCGGAGAACCGAATTCGTGCCGAGCAGACCATCATGCTCCAGCCAGAAGCCAGGCACGGGGACGAAAGGCGACGTCGCAGCAGCGAGTCGCATCACCGGCGGCCCGGTGAATCTACAGATTCAAGACGCCGACCTATCGAGCACCAATCGTCCATCAGATCGCTGATCAGCACCGACTCTGGCTCACTCGACATTGACAGAGAAATCGAGGAATTTGCGCGGCAGATCCAGGAGGAGGGCCTGTTGGATGGACTTGATTTGGAAAACATTGACCTTACCAACAACGATGAGCTCAGTCGCAAGATCACGGAAGCATATCGTAGACGGCAACGGGAAAGGGCCCAGCGGAACCGTACTGAGCGGAGGAGAGATACTTCACGCTCGTCCGGACCGAGAACTTCGCGAACACAGACAAATGAGCCCTCAAGCCGGTCGCGGCGACGCTCACTTTCCCTGTCAGCTCCACAGGCTGCATCAAATCCGCACAGTCGGTCAACTAGTGCCACCAGCCAATCCGAGGAGCGTAGTAGACCTCCGGTGACCCACTTGGACGTGCAAGCCAACTCGCGCCGTCGGCGGCAATCCACTAGTAGAACACGAAGTTCCACAACCCCTTTACCTTCCAGTTCAGGACAGGCTCAAGCACAACAACCAGTACAACAGCTTCCCAACAGAACAGCAGTCCGCTCGCAGACTGATATTGGCTACTCAAGACCATCAGAGACAACTCGACCGGCCATTGCAGAGTCTAGAAGCTCTAGCTCCCCATCCATGCCGACGGGTACAGCTCAGGTCGAACAGGTGAACAATGTGCTCCCATTCAGCGCTAGAGTCGCCGGGACGCCGCCTGTGTTGAATCCTTCTTCGTTTGAGAACAATGCCGGTCGCGGAAAACGGGTTGGGCGGCCGTTGGACATTGGTGTTGGCCCGGTCTTGAGCCATCTAGCTTCGGATTCTCCACCGGCCATGTCTCCCAACCCCGACAGCTCAAGGTCCCGGAAGACTCTGCAGGTTTACGAGGAGCCCAATATATCATGCTCCGCATGCACCAAGCAGCATATAGAGTACGAAGTGCACTACAACTGTGATATTTGTGACGATGGCAACTACAAACTCTGTTTGAGGTGTTATCGCAAAGGCAAGGGCTGCCATCACTGGTTCGGGTTTGGCACATTTGGCATTCACAAATGGAAATGGTATCGGGAAATCGAGGGTAGCTCATTCCCCGAGCCCCACGTGCTCACGGCAAGCAGATACCTCCCACCAGAACCTCCAAACAGCAACAACCCGGCAGAGAGGCTTCAAAGAGGCGCATTCTGCTCTCGTTGCTTAGCATGGGCGAATGACTGCTACTGGACCTGCGGGATATGCAACGATGGTGAttggggtttttgcaatGAGTGTGTAAATCAGGGTCGCTCGTGTGCACATCCTCTCGTGCCAGTGGCACGTTTCCCTCAGATCAGCAATGGGGAGCAGGCGGATTCTCAGCCGCCTTCGGCCTCGTCTGCGCAAACGCCTATCCCGACACCTCCCATGAGCCCGATTGTCCCCGCGTCACTGCGTCCTGGTGAGGGCCATTCACGGCGGACAAGCAGCATCAGTAGCGTTCTCAGCGGGCCAACATCCAAGTTTCTCAAATTTACAACGACATGTGACGTCTGTCGTTGCGAGATTCCTCCTGCACAGAGTCGCTTTCACTGCTACTATTGCACAAGTTCGCTAGTGCCTGAATCCAAGCCTGGCGACTACGACATCTGCGAGTCCTGCTACGGTGGCGACAGGCGACACACAGTCAACTCTGAGAATGGTGCTGCTGGctggcgtcggtgtccaCAAGCTGGTCACAGGATGGTCGTTGTCGGTTTCCGAGAGGCCAAACCTGGCAGGTGGTATCGCCTCATCCTGCGGGATCTCGTGGGCGGCAGGAAGCTCAAAGTCAACCCTGTGGAAGGATTCCCACAGCTGCAGCGCTGGTCTTGGGTTTCTGAAGACGGACGCGCCATGGAGAGGCTAGTCTCTGTCGACGTGCGCGAACGCGCAATTCTGGGCCCCGAGGTGGAAGGACTACCCGCGTCTGCCGTTGCGGCCGCGGAGACGACGGTGTTCCCGCCCGACGGAGGTACGGGCTGGAGGAGACAGGCCAGGTGGGCGTGGTATCCTGAACCTGACGCGCAGGATGAGCTCATGTTCCCCAAGGGGGCTGAAATACGTGAAATAAACGACGAGAACCCGCAGTGGTTTTCGGGCACATATATGGGGGAAAGGGGTGTTTTTCCCGCCAACTATATGTACCAGCCGGAGACAGAACCAGGCAACTGA
- a CDS encoding enoyl-CoA hydratase: protein MNAFRALRPVASKIQAPTLPRITRGFAASSRLGYEHIQVSEPRPGVGQVTLNRPKALNALSTPLIKELNTALGDYQKSDSISVIVITGSQKAFAAGADIKEMAPLTFSKAYTESFIENWSDLTTQVKKPIIAAVSGHALGGGCELALMCDFIYCTESANFGQPEIKLGVIPGAGGSQRLTKAVGKARAMELILTGKSMTGAEAARWGVAARSFATYEELMEATLKTAETIASYSKVAVQACKEVVNKSQDLGLRDGVEYERRVFHSLFGSQDQKIGMTAFAEKKKPEWTHQ from the exons ATGAACGCCTTCAGAGCTCTTCGGCCAGTCGCCTCAAAAATACAGGCACCTACCCTGCCGCGAATCACCAGGGGATTTGCAGCTTCTTCCAGGCTGGGATATGAGCACATTCAGGTCTCGGAGCCCAGGCCAGGTGTTGGTCAAG TCACGCTCAACAGGCCAAAGGCGCTCAACGCCCTCAGCACCCCACTGATCAAGGAGCTTAATACGGCGCTGGGCGACTACCAAAAGTCAGATAGCATATCGGTTATTGTAATCACGGGCTCTCAGAAGGCCTTCGCAGCAGGTGCCGACATCAAGGAGATGGCACCTCTGACATTCTCCAAGGCCTACACCGAGTCATTCATCGAGAACTGGTCAGACCTGACCACTCAGGTCAAAAAGCCCATCATTGCAGCCGTTTCCGGTCACGCGCTTGGTGGCGGCTGCGAGCTGGCCCTTATGTGCGACTTTATCTACTGCACCGAATCGGCCAACTTTGGCCAGCCTGAGATCAAACTGGGCGTCATtcccggcgccggcggcagTCAGCGCCTCACCAAGGCAGTTGGAAAGGCTCGTGCCATGGAGCTGATCCTCACGGGCAAGTCCATGACTGGCGCTGAGGCCGCACGGTGGGGTGTTGCTGCCAGGTCGTTTGCGACGTACGAGGAGCTGATGGAGGCCACGCTCAAGACGGCCGAGACGATCGCAAGCTACTCAAAGGTCGCTGTCCAGGCGTGCAAAGAGGTTGTCAACAAGAGCCAGGATCTGGGGCTGCGCGACGGCGTGGAATATGAGCGTAGGGTGTTCCACAGTCTGTTTGGAAGCCAGGACCAGAAGATTGGGATGACGGCTTTtgcggagaagaagaagcccgAATGGACTCATCAGTAA
- a CDS encoding 60S ribosomal protein L2, translating to MGRVIRNQRKGAGGIFKAVTRLNKNPAKFRNLDYAERHGYVRGIVKEIIHDPGRGAPLARVVFRDPYKFKKHTETFIANEGMYTGQFVYAGKNAALTVGNVLPLASIPEGTIISNVEEHPGDRGALGRTSGNYVTVIGHNPDDGKTRIKLPSGAKKVVSSKARGMIGLVAGGGRTDKPLLKASRAKHKFAVKRNSWPKTRGVAMNPVDHPHGGGNHQHIGKASTISRYAAQGQKAGLIAARRTGLLRGTQKTKE from the exons ATGGGTCGCGTG ATTCGTAACCAGAGGAAGGGTGCCGGTGGCATCTTCA AAGCCGTCACCCGCCTGAACAAGAACCCCGCCAAATTCCGAAACCTCGACTATGCCGAGCGCCACGGTTATGTCCGCGGTATTGTGAAGGAGATCATCCACGACCCGGGCCGTGGTGCTCCCCTCGCCCGCGTTGTCTTCCGTGACCCCTACAAGTTCAAGAAGCACACCGAGACCTTCATCGCCAACGAGGGCATGTACACCGGCCAGTTCGTCTACGCTGGCAAGAACGCCGCCCTGACCGTCGGCAACGTCCTCCCCCTTGCTTCGATCCCCGAGGGTACCATCATCTCAAACGTCGAGGAGCACCCCGGTGACCGTGGTGCGCTCGGCCGCACCTCCGGCAACTACGTTACCGTTATCGGTCACAACCCCGACGACGGCAAGACCCGTATCAAGCTTCCCTCCGGTGCCAAGAAGGTCGTCAGCAGCAAGGCCCGTGGCATGATCGGTCTGGTTGCCGGTGGTGGTCGTACTGACAAGCCTCTGTTGA AGGCTTCGCGCGCAAAGCACAAGTTCGCTGTCAAGCGCAACTCGTGGCCCAAGACTCGTGGTGTTGCCATGAACCCCGTCGACCATCCCCACGGTGGT GGTAACCACCAACATATCGGTAAGGCCTCAACCATCTCGAGGTACGCTGCCCAGGGTCAAAAGGCGGGTCTTATCGCCGCCAGGAGGACGGGTCTGTTGCGCGGTACCCAGAAGACAAAGGAGTAA
- a CDS encoding adenosine kinase translates to MSSPKEFRLFCLENPLLDIQAVGDEALLNKYGLKANDAILAEAKHAGIFEELLNNYDAKLIPGGAAQNTARGAQYMLPPNSVVYSGGVGDDKYSAILRDAVQKVGLRVEYRVDPKETTGRCAVVITGHNRSMCTELGAANHYEVEFLKKPEVWELVKGAEVYYIGGYHFTVCPPAIMELAKEAATNNKTFILSLSAPFIPQFFKDPLDAALPYCDYVIGNETEAAAFAESHDMADKKDDVRAIAKAIANLPKENSQRKRVAIITQGTLPTIVAVQGEEEVKEYPVHEIAKEQINDTNGAGDAFAAGFCAGVVENKALAECVDRGQWLARLSIRSWVLHTPSPSRPTSPSLLNNLSWLLLVF, encoded by the exons ATGAGCTCCCCCAAGGAATTCCGTCTTTTCTGCCTTGAGAACCCTCTCTTGG ACATCCAGGCCGTTGGAGATGAGGCGCTCCTGAACAAATACGGCCTCAAGGCCAACGATGCCATCCTGGCCGAGGCTAAGCACGCCGGCATCTTCGAGGAGCTTCTCAACAACTACGACGCCAAGCTGATCCCCGGCGGCGCCGCCCAGAACACGGCCCGTGGCGCCCAGTACATGCTGCCACCCAACAGCGTCGTCTACTCGGGTGGTGTCGGTGATGACAAGTACTCCGCCATCCTGCGCGATGCCGTCCAGAAGGTCGGCCTTAGGGTCGAGTACCGCGTCGACCCTAAGGAGACCACCGGCCGCTGCGCCGTCGTCATCACCGGCCACAACCGCTCCATGTGCACCGAGCTGGGTGCCGCTAACCACTACGAGGTCGAGTTCCTGAAGAAGCCCGAGGTCTGGGAGCTGGTCAAGGGTGCTGAGGTGTACTACATTGGTGGTTATCACTTCACCG TCTGCCCTCCTGCCATCatggagctggccaaggaggcCGCCACCAACAACAAGACCTTCATCTTGTCCCTGTCGGCCCCCTTCATCCCGCAGTTCTTCAAGGACCCCCTGGACGCCGCTCTGCCCTATTGCGACTATGTCATCGGCAACGAGACCGAGGCCGCCGCCTTTGCCGAGTCGCACGACATGGCTGACAAGAAGGATGACGTCCGCGCCATCGCCAAGGCCATCGCCAACCTGCCCAAGGAGAACTCGCAGCGCAAGCGCGTCGCCATCATCACCCAGGGCACCCTCCCCACCATCGTCGCCGTCCAGGGTGAGGAAGAGGTCAAGGAGTACCCAGTGCACGAGATCGCCAAAGAGCAGATCAACGACACCAACGGTGCCGGTGACGCCTTTGCCGCCGGTTTCTGCGCCGGAGTCGTCGAGAACAAGGCCCTGGCTGAGTGTGTCGACAGGGGCCAGTGGCTCGCCCGCCTCAGCATCCGGAGCTGGGTCCTTC ATACCCCTTCCCCAAGCAGACCTACCAGCCCAAGTCTGCTTAACAACTTAAGCtggcttcttcttgtcttttga
- a CDS encoding oxidoreductase produces the protein MLSLPQLVALCVAAMFAYDPVARLLGFGGQQQTMSSSQHGSPRSRHHHRPNLTEALHALEDVVNGTRVGVEGLRCEPDSLAVHVFSRQPLVLYVENFLSVDDRRHLLDISEPIYTPSTVTDDAGPRRDKSIRDSEVALVPRTDTVRCIEARARSLQGWRDETWIERLRVQRYHVGGHYGHHFDWMEPRMGYARVSSIMAWVGDGDGSLVGGGTEFPLLQRPSSDDRWCKFVIGCGGSDDAEKDQRRQGGVVFKPIVGNAVFWENFNPQAGPGGVVRGYEESWHAGLPVERGVKVGLNVWSYGRVD, from the exons ATGCTCTCCCTCCCGCAACTGGTCGCCCTGTGCGTGGCGGCCATGTTCGCCTACGACCCCGTAGCGCGCCTGCTCGGGTTCGGCGGACAACAGCAGACCATGTCGTCGTCACAGCACGGCTCACCGAGGAGtcgtcaccaccaccgcccgaACCTCACCGAGGCGCTTCACGCCCTCGAGGACGTCGTCAACGGCACCAGGGTCGGGGTCGAGGGGCTGCGGTGTGAGCCGGACTCGCTCGCCGTGCACGTATTTTCCAGGCAGCCGTTGGTGTTGTACGTCGAGAACTTTTTGTCTGTGGATGATAGGAGGCATTTACTTGATATTAG CGAGCCGATTTACACACCATCCACGGTCACAGACGACGCGGGACCTCGTCGGGACAAGTCGATCCGCGACTCGGAGGTGGCACTCGTCCCCCGCACCGACACGGTGAGGTGCATCGAGGCCCGGGCGAGGAGCCTCCAGGGCTGGCGCGACGAGACGTGGATCGAGCGGCTCCGGGTGCAGCGCTACCACGTCGGCGGCCACTACGGGCATCATTTTGACT GGATGGAACCACGTATGGGCTACGCGCGCGTCAGCAGCATCATGGCCTGggtcggcgacggcgacggctcgctcgtcggcggcggcaccgaGTTCCCTCTCCTGCAGAGGCCGAGCTCGGACGACCGGTGGTGCAAGTTCGTCATCGGCTGCGGCGGTAGTGATGATGCCGAAAAGGATCAACGACGACAAGGAGGTGTCGTCTTCAAGCCCATCGTCGGCAACGCCGTGTTTTGGGAAAACTTCAACCCGCAAGCCGGGCCCGGGGGCGTCGTCAGAGGCTATGAGGAGTCGTGGCACGCCGGGTTGCCGGTCGAGCGCGGCGTCAAGGTCGGCTTGAATGTTTGGAGCTACGGTAGGGTAGATTGA